A window of Castor canadensis chromosome 10, mCasCan1.hap1v2, whole genome shotgun sequence contains these coding sequences:
- the Pcdh9 gene encoding protocadherin-9 isoform X17, which translates to MDLRDFYLLAALIACLRLDSAIAQELIYTIREELPENVPIGNIPKDLNISHINAATGTSASLVYRLVSKAGDAPLVKVSSSTGEIFTTSNRIDREKLCAGASYAEENECFFELEVVILPNDFFRLIKIKIIVKDTNDNAPMFPSPVINISIPENTLINSRFPIPSATDPDTGFNGVQHYELLNGQSAFGLDIVETPEGEKWPQLIVQQNLDREQKDTYVMKIKVEDGGTPQKSSTAILQVTVSDVNDNRPVFKEAQVEVHIPENAPVGTSVIQLHATDADIGSNAEIRYIFGAQVAPATKRLFALNNTTGLITVQRSLDREETAIHKVTVLASDGSSTPARATVTINVTDVNDNPPNIDLRYIISPINGTVYLSEKDPVNTKIALITVSDKDTDVNGKVICFIEREVPFHLKAVYDNQYLLETSSLLDYEGTKEFSFKIVASDSGKPSLNQTALVRVKLEDENDNPPIFNQPVIELSVSENNRRGLYLTTISATDEDSGKNADIVYQLGPNASFFDLDRKTGVLTASRVFDREEQERFIFTVTARDNGTPPLQSQAAVIVTVLDENDNSPKFTHNHFQFFVSENLPKYSTVGVITVTDADAGENKAVTLSILNDNDNFVLDPYSGVIKSNVSFDREQQSSYTFDVKATDGGQPPRSSTAKVTINVMDVNDNSPVVISPPSNTSFKLVPLSAIPGSVVAEVFAVDIDTGMNAELKYTIVSGNNKGLFRIDPVTGNITLEEKPAPTDVGLHRLVVNISDLGYPKSLHTLVLVFLYVNDTAGNASYIYDLIRRTMETPLDRNIGDSSQPYQNEDYLTIMIAIVAGAMVVIVVIFVTVLVRCRHASRFKAAQRSKQGAEWMSPNQENKQNKKKKRKKRKSPKSSLLNFVTIEESKPDDAVHEPINGTISLPAELEEQSIGRFDWGPAPPTTFKPNSPDLAKHYKSASPQPAFHLKPDTPVSVKKHHVIQELPLDNTFVGGCDTLSKRSSTSSDHFSASECSSQGGFKTKGPLHTRQELHSSGDFYLIHHAYYKTTCKRVNLLHSQYLTQLESFETCWFLLPIIP; encoded by the exons atGGACCTGAGGGATTTTTACCTGTTGGCTGCTCTGATTGCCTGTTTAAGGCTGGATTCTGCAATAGCTCAAGAACTTATTTACACTATTAGAGAGGAATTGCCTGAAAATGTGCCCATAGGAAACATACCAAAGGATCTGAACATTTCTCACATCAATGCTGCCACAGGGACCAGTGCCAGCCTTGTCTACAGACTGGTTTCTAAAGCTGGGGATGCCCCTTTGGTGAAAGTATCCAGCAGCACTGGGGAAATTTTCACAACCTCTAATAGAATAGACAGAGAAAAACTCTGTGCTGGAGCTTCCTACGCTGAGGAGAATGAGTGCTTCTTTGAACTTGAGGTGGTGATCCTCCCCAATGACTTTTTCAGGCTGATCAAAATAAAGATAATTGTCAAGGATACCAATGACAATGCCCCCATGTTTCCATCTCCTGTCATCAATATTTCCATTCCAGAAAACACTTTGATCAACAGCCGTTTTCCAATTCCATCAGCAACAGATCCTGACACAGGCTTCAATGGTGTACAGCATTATGAATTGCTAAATGGGCAGAGTGCTTTTGGACTGGATATCGTGGAAACTCCAGAGGGAGAGAAGTGGCCGCAATTGATTGTTCAGCAAAACTTGGATAGAGAACAGAAAGACACCTATGTGATGAAAATCAAGGTGGAGGATGGAGGCACTCCACAGAAATCCAGCACGGCCATACTGCAGGTCACAGTAAGTGATGTAAATGACAACAGACCAGTGTTTAAAGAAGCTCAAGTGGAGGTGCATATTCCAGAGAATGCTCCTGTAGGTACCTCTGTAATTCAGCTCCATGCTACTGATGCAGATATAGGCAGCAATGCTGAAATCCGATATATTTTTGGTGCCCAGGTCGCCCCTGCAACCAAAAGACTCTTTGCTTTAAATAATACTACTGGGCTGATTACAGTTCAGAGGTCCTTGGATAGAGAGGAGACAGCCATTCACAAAGTGACAGTGCTGGCTAGTGATGGCAGCTCCACTCCTGCTCGAGCAACGGTTACTATCAACGTCACTGATGTAAATGATAACCCTCCTAACATAGACCTCAGGTACATCATAAGCCCCATCAATGGCACAGTGTATTTATCTGAAAAAGACCCTGTCAATACAAAGATTGCTCTAATTACAGTTTCAGATAAGGACACAGATGTGAATGGCAAAGTGATTTGTTTTATTGAAAGAGAGGTCCCATTTCATTTGAAGGCAGTATATGACAACCAGTATTTGCTAGAGACCTCTTCTTTGTTGGATTATGAGGGCACCAAAGAATTCAGCTTTAAAATTGTTGCCTCTGATTCTGGAAAGCCCAGTTTGAATCAGACTGCCCTAGTAAGGGTTAAACTTGAGGATGAAAATGACAACCCACCAATTTTCAACCAGCCTGTAATTGAGCTGTCAGTTTCTGAAAACAACCGACGTGGGTTATACTTAACAACTATTAGTGCCACAGATGAAGACAGTGGGAAAAATGCAGACATTGTTTATCAGCTTGGACCGAATGCCTCCTTCTTTGATCTGGACCGAAAGACAGGAGTTTTGACAGCCTCCCGAGTCTTTGACAGAGAAGAACAAGAACGATTCATTTTTACAGTAACTGCCAGGGACAATGGTACCCCTCCCCTCCAAAGCCAAGCGGCTGTGATAGTTACTGTTCTTGATGAGAATGATAATAGTCCTAAGTTTACTCAtaatcattttcaattttttgtgtcTGAGAATCTGCCAAAGTATAGTACTGTGGGGGTAATCACAGTGACAGATGCAGATGCGGGAGAGAATAAAGCTGTTACTCTTTCCATCTTAAATGACAATGATAATTTTGTGTTGGATCCTTATTCTGGAGTCATAAAGTCAAATGTCTCTTTTGATAGAGAGCAGCAGAGTTCCTACACTTTTGATGTCAAGGCCACTGATGGAGGACAACCACCTCGTTCCTCCACTGCAAAAGTAACTATCAATGTCATGGATGTCAATGACAACAGTCCAGTTGTCATTTCTCCACCATCTAATACTTCCTTTAAGTTGGTGCCCCTCTCAGCCATTCCTGGTTCTGTAGTTGCAGAAGTTTTTGCAGTGGATATCGACACGGGAATGAACGCAGAACTTAAGTACACAATTGTGAGTGGAAATAATAAAGGCTTATTTCGGATTGATCCAGTAACAGGTAACATCACTCTGGAAGAAAAGCCGGCACCCACTGATGTGGGCTTGCATCGTTTGGTGGTCAATATAAGTGACTTGGGGTACCCTAAGTCTTTGCACACACTTGTgcttgtgtttctttatgtgaatGATACTGCTGGAAATGCCTCCTATATCTATGACTTGATCCGCAGGACTATGGAGACTCCGTTGGACAGGAACATAGGGGACAGTAGCCAACCTTATCAAAATGAGGACTATCTCACCATCATGATTGCCATCGTTGCAGGTGCCATGGTGGTCATAGTTGTGATCTTCGTCACTGTTCTGGTGCGCTGTCGCCATGCATCAAGATTCAAAGCAGCTCAGAGGAGCAAGCAAGGTGCCGAATGGATGTCCCCAAACCAGgagaacaaacaaaataagaagaagaaaaggaagaaaagaaagtctcCCAAGAGCTCTCTTTTGAACTTTGTTACTATTGAAGAGTCCAAACCTGACGATGCAGTTCATGAACCTATCAATGGGACAATAAGCCTGCCAGCTGAGTTGGAGGAGCAAAGTATAGGAAGATTTGACTGGGGCCCAGCACCTCCTACAACCTTCAAGCCTAACAGCCCTGACCTGGCCAAGCACTACAAATCTGCCTCTCCACAGCCTGCTTTTCATCTCAAACCGGACACTCCAGTTTCCGTGAAAAAGCACCATGTGATTCAGGAGCTCCCTTTGGACAACACCTTTGTTGGGGGCTGTGACACCCTTTCCAAACGCTCTTCCACTAGTTCAGACCACTTCAGTGCCTCAGAGTGCAGCTCCCAAGGAGGCTTCAAGACAAAGGGCCCCTTACACACCAGACAG GAACTCCACTCATCTGGGGATTTTTACCTTATCCATCACGCCTATTACAAAACAACATGTAAGAGAGTGAATCTGTTGCACAGTCAGTACTTAACACAGCTGGAGTCATTTGAAACCTGCTGGTTCTTGCTTCCAATTATTCCATAG
- the Pcdh9 gene encoding protocadherin-9 isoform X18 → MDLRDFYLLAALIACLRLDSAIAQELIYTIREELPENVPIGNIPKDLNISHINAATGTSASLVYRLVSKAGDAPLVKVSSSTGEIFTTSNRIDREKLCAGASYAEENECFFELEVVILPNDFFRLIKIKIIVKDTNDNAPMFPSPVINISIPENTLINSRFPIPSATDPDTGFNGVQHYELLNGQSAFGLDIVETPEGEKWPQLIVQQNLDREQKDTYVMKIKVEDGGTPQKSSTAILQVTVSDVNDNRPVFKEAQVEVHIPENAPVGTSVIQLHATDADIGSNAEIRYIFGAQVAPATKRLFALNNTTGLITVQRSLDREETAIHKVTVLASDGSSTPARATVTINVTDVNDNPPNIDLRYIISPINGTVYLSEKDPVNTKIALITVSDKDTDVNGKVICFIEREVPFHLKAVYDNQYLLETSSLLDYEGTKEFSFKIVASDSGKPSLNQTALVRVKLEDENDNPPIFNQPVIELSVSENNRRGLYLTTISATDEDSGKNADIVYQLGPNASFFDLDRKTGVLTASRVFDREEQERFIFTVTARDNGTPPLQSQAAVIVTVLDENDNSPKFTHNHFQFFVSENLPKYSTVGVITVTDADAGENKAVTLSILNDNDNFVLDPYSGVIKSNVSFDREQQSSYTFDVKATDGGQPPRSSTAKVTINVMDVNDNSPVVISPPSNTSFKLVPLSAIPGSVVAEVFAVDIDTGMNAELKYTIVSGNNKGLFRIDPVTGNITLEEKPAPTDVGLHRLVVNISDLGYPKSLHTLVLVFLYVNDTAGNASYIYDLIRRTMETPLDRNIGDSSQPYQNEDYLTIMIAIVAGAMVVIVVIFVTVLVRCRHASRFKAAQRSKQGAEWMSPNQENKQNKKKKRKKRKSPKSSLLNFVTIEESKPDDAVHEPINGTISLPAELEEQSIGRFDWGPAPPTTFKPNSPDLAKHYKSASPQPAFHLKPDTPVSVKKHHVIQELPLDNTFVGGCDTLSKRSSTSSDHFSASECSSQGGFKTKGPLHTRQCNSHSKSDNTPVTPQKCPSSAGFYIQENEESHYEI, encoded by the coding sequence atGGACCTGAGGGATTTTTACCTGTTGGCTGCTCTGATTGCCTGTTTAAGGCTGGATTCTGCAATAGCTCAAGAACTTATTTACACTATTAGAGAGGAATTGCCTGAAAATGTGCCCATAGGAAACATACCAAAGGATCTGAACATTTCTCACATCAATGCTGCCACAGGGACCAGTGCCAGCCTTGTCTACAGACTGGTTTCTAAAGCTGGGGATGCCCCTTTGGTGAAAGTATCCAGCAGCACTGGGGAAATTTTCACAACCTCTAATAGAATAGACAGAGAAAAACTCTGTGCTGGAGCTTCCTACGCTGAGGAGAATGAGTGCTTCTTTGAACTTGAGGTGGTGATCCTCCCCAATGACTTTTTCAGGCTGATCAAAATAAAGATAATTGTCAAGGATACCAATGACAATGCCCCCATGTTTCCATCTCCTGTCATCAATATTTCCATTCCAGAAAACACTTTGATCAACAGCCGTTTTCCAATTCCATCAGCAACAGATCCTGACACAGGCTTCAATGGTGTACAGCATTATGAATTGCTAAATGGGCAGAGTGCTTTTGGACTGGATATCGTGGAAACTCCAGAGGGAGAGAAGTGGCCGCAATTGATTGTTCAGCAAAACTTGGATAGAGAACAGAAAGACACCTATGTGATGAAAATCAAGGTGGAGGATGGAGGCACTCCACAGAAATCCAGCACGGCCATACTGCAGGTCACAGTAAGTGATGTAAATGACAACAGACCAGTGTTTAAAGAAGCTCAAGTGGAGGTGCATATTCCAGAGAATGCTCCTGTAGGTACCTCTGTAATTCAGCTCCATGCTACTGATGCAGATATAGGCAGCAATGCTGAAATCCGATATATTTTTGGTGCCCAGGTCGCCCCTGCAACCAAAAGACTCTTTGCTTTAAATAATACTACTGGGCTGATTACAGTTCAGAGGTCCTTGGATAGAGAGGAGACAGCCATTCACAAAGTGACAGTGCTGGCTAGTGATGGCAGCTCCACTCCTGCTCGAGCAACGGTTACTATCAACGTCACTGATGTAAATGATAACCCTCCTAACATAGACCTCAGGTACATCATAAGCCCCATCAATGGCACAGTGTATTTATCTGAAAAAGACCCTGTCAATACAAAGATTGCTCTAATTACAGTTTCAGATAAGGACACAGATGTGAATGGCAAAGTGATTTGTTTTATTGAAAGAGAGGTCCCATTTCATTTGAAGGCAGTATATGACAACCAGTATTTGCTAGAGACCTCTTCTTTGTTGGATTATGAGGGCACCAAAGAATTCAGCTTTAAAATTGTTGCCTCTGATTCTGGAAAGCCCAGTTTGAATCAGACTGCCCTAGTAAGGGTTAAACTTGAGGATGAAAATGACAACCCACCAATTTTCAACCAGCCTGTAATTGAGCTGTCAGTTTCTGAAAACAACCGACGTGGGTTATACTTAACAACTATTAGTGCCACAGATGAAGACAGTGGGAAAAATGCAGACATTGTTTATCAGCTTGGACCGAATGCCTCCTTCTTTGATCTGGACCGAAAGACAGGAGTTTTGACAGCCTCCCGAGTCTTTGACAGAGAAGAACAAGAACGATTCATTTTTACAGTAACTGCCAGGGACAATGGTACCCCTCCCCTCCAAAGCCAAGCGGCTGTGATAGTTACTGTTCTTGATGAGAATGATAATAGTCCTAAGTTTACTCAtaatcattttcaattttttgtgtcTGAGAATCTGCCAAAGTATAGTACTGTGGGGGTAATCACAGTGACAGATGCAGATGCGGGAGAGAATAAAGCTGTTACTCTTTCCATCTTAAATGACAATGATAATTTTGTGTTGGATCCTTATTCTGGAGTCATAAAGTCAAATGTCTCTTTTGATAGAGAGCAGCAGAGTTCCTACACTTTTGATGTCAAGGCCACTGATGGAGGACAACCACCTCGTTCCTCCACTGCAAAAGTAACTATCAATGTCATGGATGTCAATGACAACAGTCCAGTTGTCATTTCTCCACCATCTAATACTTCCTTTAAGTTGGTGCCCCTCTCAGCCATTCCTGGTTCTGTAGTTGCAGAAGTTTTTGCAGTGGATATCGACACGGGAATGAACGCAGAACTTAAGTACACAATTGTGAGTGGAAATAATAAAGGCTTATTTCGGATTGATCCAGTAACAGGTAACATCACTCTGGAAGAAAAGCCGGCACCCACTGATGTGGGCTTGCATCGTTTGGTGGTCAATATAAGTGACTTGGGGTACCCTAAGTCTTTGCACACACTTGTgcttgtgtttctttatgtgaatGATACTGCTGGAAATGCCTCCTATATCTATGACTTGATCCGCAGGACTATGGAGACTCCGTTGGACAGGAACATAGGGGACAGTAGCCAACCTTATCAAAATGAGGACTATCTCACCATCATGATTGCCATCGTTGCAGGTGCCATGGTGGTCATAGTTGTGATCTTCGTCACTGTTCTGGTGCGCTGTCGCCATGCATCAAGATTCAAAGCAGCTCAGAGGAGCAAGCAAGGTGCCGAATGGATGTCCCCAAACCAGgagaacaaacaaaataagaagaagaaaaggaagaaaagaaagtctcCCAAGAGCTCTCTTTTGAACTTTGTTACTATTGAAGAGTCCAAACCTGACGATGCAGTTCATGAACCTATCAATGGGACAATAAGCCTGCCAGCTGAGTTGGAGGAGCAAAGTATAGGAAGATTTGACTGGGGCCCAGCACCTCCTACAACCTTCAAGCCTAACAGCCCTGACCTGGCCAAGCACTACAAATCTGCCTCTCCACAGCCTGCTTTTCATCTCAAACCGGACACTCCAGTTTCCGTGAAAAAGCACCATGTGATTCAGGAGCTCCCTTTGGACAACACCTTTGTTGGGGGCTGTGACACCCTTTCCAAACGCTCTTCCACTAGTTCAGACCACTTCAGTGCCTCAGAGTGCAGCTCCCAAGGAGGCTTCAAGACAAAGGGCCCCTTACACACCAGACAG
- the Pcdh9 gene encoding protocadherin-9 isoform X19: protein MDLRDFYLLAALIACLRLDSAIAQELIYTIREELPENVPIGNIPKDLNISHINAATGTSASLVYRLVSKAGDAPLVKVSSSTGEIFTTSNRIDREKLCAGASYAEENECFFELEVVILPNDFFRLIKIKIIVKDTNDNAPMFPSPVINISIPENTLINSRFPIPSATDPDTGFNGVQHYELLNGQSAFGLDIVETPEGEKWPQLIVQQNLDREQKDTYVMKIKVEDGGTPQKSSTAILQVTVSDVNDNRPVFKEAQVEVHIPENAPVGTSVIQLHATDADIGSNAEIRYIFGAQVAPATKRLFALNNTTGLITVQRSLDREETAIHKVTVLASDGSSTPARATVTINVTDVNDNPPNIDLRYIISPINGTVYLSEKDPVNTKIALITVSDKDTDVNGKVICFIEREVPFHLKAVYDNQYLLETSSLLDYEGTKEFSFKIVASDSGKPSLNQTALVRVKLEDENDNPPIFNQPVIELSVSENNRRGLYLTTISATDEDSGKNADIVYQLGPNASFFDLDRKTGVLTASRVFDREEQERFIFTVTARDNGTPPLQSQAAVIVTVLDENDNSPKFTHNHFQFFVSENLPKYSTVGVITVTDADAGENKAVTLSILNDNDNFVLDPYSGVIKSNVSFDREQQSSYTFDVKATDGGQPPRSSTAKVTINVMDVNDNSPVVISPPSNTSFKLVPLSAIPGSVVAEVFAVDIDTGMNAELKYTIVSGNNKGLFRIDPVTGNITLEEKPAPTDVGLHRLVVNISDLGYPKSLHTLVLVFLYVNDTAGNASYIYDLIRRTMETPLDRNIGDSSQPYQNEDYLTIMIAIVAGAMVVIVVIFVTVLVRCRHASRFKAAQRSKQGAEWMSPNQENKQNKKKKRKKRKSPKSSLLNFVTIEESKPDDAVHEPINGTISLPAELEEQSIGRFDWGPAPPTTFKPNSPDLAKHYKSASPQPAFHLKPDTPVSVKKHHVIQELPLDNTFVGGCDTLSKRSSTSSDHFSASECSSQGGFKTKGPLHTRQDRNFAKKEFKRLKGKILILKILHGR from the coding sequence atGGACCTGAGGGATTTTTACCTGTTGGCTGCTCTGATTGCCTGTTTAAGGCTGGATTCTGCAATAGCTCAAGAACTTATTTACACTATTAGAGAGGAATTGCCTGAAAATGTGCCCATAGGAAACATACCAAAGGATCTGAACATTTCTCACATCAATGCTGCCACAGGGACCAGTGCCAGCCTTGTCTACAGACTGGTTTCTAAAGCTGGGGATGCCCCTTTGGTGAAAGTATCCAGCAGCACTGGGGAAATTTTCACAACCTCTAATAGAATAGACAGAGAAAAACTCTGTGCTGGAGCTTCCTACGCTGAGGAGAATGAGTGCTTCTTTGAACTTGAGGTGGTGATCCTCCCCAATGACTTTTTCAGGCTGATCAAAATAAAGATAATTGTCAAGGATACCAATGACAATGCCCCCATGTTTCCATCTCCTGTCATCAATATTTCCATTCCAGAAAACACTTTGATCAACAGCCGTTTTCCAATTCCATCAGCAACAGATCCTGACACAGGCTTCAATGGTGTACAGCATTATGAATTGCTAAATGGGCAGAGTGCTTTTGGACTGGATATCGTGGAAACTCCAGAGGGAGAGAAGTGGCCGCAATTGATTGTTCAGCAAAACTTGGATAGAGAACAGAAAGACACCTATGTGATGAAAATCAAGGTGGAGGATGGAGGCACTCCACAGAAATCCAGCACGGCCATACTGCAGGTCACAGTAAGTGATGTAAATGACAACAGACCAGTGTTTAAAGAAGCTCAAGTGGAGGTGCATATTCCAGAGAATGCTCCTGTAGGTACCTCTGTAATTCAGCTCCATGCTACTGATGCAGATATAGGCAGCAATGCTGAAATCCGATATATTTTTGGTGCCCAGGTCGCCCCTGCAACCAAAAGACTCTTTGCTTTAAATAATACTACTGGGCTGATTACAGTTCAGAGGTCCTTGGATAGAGAGGAGACAGCCATTCACAAAGTGACAGTGCTGGCTAGTGATGGCAGCTCCACTCCTGCTCGAGCAACGGTTACTATCAACGTCACTGATGTAAATGATAACCCTCCTAACATAGACCTCAGGTACATCATAAGCCCCATCAATGGCACAGTGTATTTATCTGAAAAAGACCCTGTCAATACAAAGATTGCTCTAATTACAGTTTCAGATAAGGACACAGATGTGAATGGCAAAGTGATTTGTTTTATTGAAAGAGAGGTCCCATTTCATTTGAAGGCAGTATATGACAACCAGTATTTGCTAGAGACCTCTTCTTTGTTGGATTATGAGGGCACCAAAGAATTCAGCTTTAAAATTGTTGCCTCTGATTCTGGAAAGCCCAGTTTGAATCAGACTGCCCTAGTAAGGGTTAAACTTGAGGATGAAAATGACAACCCACCAATTTTCAACCAGCCTGTAATTGAGCTGTCAGTTTCTGAAAACAACCGACGTGGGTTATACTTAACAACTATTAGTGCCACAGATGAAGACAGTGGGAAAAATGCAGACATTGTTTATCAGCTTGGACCGAATGCCTCCTTCTTTGATCTGGACCGAAAGACAGGAGTTTTGACAGCCTCCCGAGTCTTTGACAGAGAAGAACAAGAACGATTCATTTTTACAGTAACTGCCAGGGACAATGGTACCCCTCCCCTCCAAAGCCAAGCGGCTGTGATAGTTACTGTTCTTGATGAGAATGATAATAGTCCTAAGTTTACTCAtaatcattttcaattttttgtgtcTGAGAATCTGCCAAAGTATAGTACTGTGGGGGTAATCACAGTGACAGATGCAGATGCGGGAGAGAATAAAGCTGTTACTCTTTCCATCTTAAATGACAATGATAATTTTGTGTTGGATCCTTATTCTGGAGTCATAAAGTCAAATGTCTCTTTTGATAGAGAGCAGCAGAGTTCCTACACTTTTGATGTCAAGGCCACTGATGGAGGACAACCACCTCGTTCCTCCACTGCAAAAGTAACTATCAATGTCATGGATGTCAATGACAACAGTCCAGTTGTCATTTCTCCACCATCTAATACTTCCTTTAAGTTGGTGCCCCTCTCAGCCATTCCTGGTTCTGTAGTTGCAGAAGTTTTTGCAGTGGATATCGACACGGGAATGAACGCAGAACTTAAGTACACAATTGTGAGTGGAAATAATAAAGGCTTATTTCGGATTGATCCAGTAACAGGTAACATCACTCTGGAAGAAAAGCCGGCACCCACTGATGTGGGCTTGCATCGTTTGGTGGTCAATATAAGTGACTTGGGGTACCCTAAGTCTTTGCACACACTTGTgcttgtgtttctttatgtgaatGATACTGCTGGAAATGCCTCCTATATCTATGACTTGATCCGCAGGACTATGGAGACTCCGTTGGACAGGAACATAGGGGACAGTAGCCAACCTTATCAAAATGAGGACTATCTCACCATCATGATTGCCATCGTTGCAGGTGCCATGGTGGTCATAGTTGTGATCTTCGTCACTGTTCTGGTGCGCTGTCGCCATGCATCAAGATTCAAAGCAGCTCAGAGGAGCAAGCAAGGTGCCGAATGGATGTCCCCAAACCAGgagaacaaacaaaataagaagaagaaaaggaagaaaagaaagtctcCCAAGAGCTCTCTTTTGAACTTTGTTACTATTGAAGAGTCCAAACCTGACGATGCAGTTCATGAACCTATCAATGGGACAATAAGCCTGCCAGCTGAGTTGGAGGAGCAAAGTATAGGAAGATTTGACTGGGGCCCAGCACCTCCTACAACCTTCAAGCCTAACAGCCCTGACCTGGCCAAGCACTACAAATCTGCCTCTCCACAGCCTGCTTTTCATCTCAAACCGGACACTCCAGTTTCCGTGAAAAAGCACCATGTGATTCAGGAGCTCCCTTTGGACAACACCTTTGTTGGGGGCTGTGACACCCTTTCCAAACGCTCTTCCACTAGTTCAGACCACTTCAGTGCCTCAGAGTGCAGCTCCCAAGGAGGCTTCAAGACAAAGGGCCCCTTACACACCAGACAG